Proteins from a genomic interval of Yarrowia lipolytica chromosome 1E, complete sequence:
- a CDS encoding uncharacterized protein (similar to Saccharomyces cerevisiae SOM1 (YEL059C-A); ancestral locus Anc_6.12), which translates to MEYSRLSIILSVWLTNHTCGSGSSIRASTGLIKFRIASLSHLDLQYTDTMSPPIKVLTREEARAKMPKHVDECPLKKLVQYESKTANGVQLLIPFTRYFRACQVNGREQLYEVTTKSQNVPLKNIRDIDPLDDFRSAMKLAENKEYEKPV; encoded by the coding sequence ATGGAGTACAGTAGGCTTTCTATTATTCTTTCTGTATGGCTGACTAATCACACATGCGGCTCAGGAAGCAGCATACGTGCCTCCACTGGACTGATCAAGTTCAGGATCGCATCCCTCAGCCATCTCGATCTACAATACACCGACACCATGTCACCGCCGATAAAAGTACTCACTAGGGAAGAGGCTCGCGCAAAGATGCCAAAACACGTGGACGAGTGTCCTCTTAAGAAgctggtacagtatgaaTCAAAAACCGCAAATGGAGTACAGCTCCTGATTCCCTTCACACGATATTTTCGAGCATGTCAGGTCAACGGACGAGAGCAGTTGTATGAGGTGACGACAAAATCACAGAACGTCCCATTGAAAAACATTCGGGATATCGACCCGCTGGATGACTTCAGATCGGCGATGAAGCTGGCTGAAAATAAGGAGTATGAGAAGCCTGTTTAG
- a CDS encoding uncharacterized protein (Compare to YALI0E29601g, similar to Saccharomyces cerevisiae MMS2 (YGL087C); ancestral locus Anc_6.187, similar to uniprot|P53152 Saccharomyces cerevisiae YGL087c MMS2 part of the error-free postreplication repair pathway singleton): MAAKMPRSFRLLEELDNGEKGIGSEACSLGLADSDDIEMTFWNGTILGPPHSAHENRIYSLTLECGPDYPDQPPTVKFISKINIPCVNQQSGVVIPANLPCLAHWKRSNTMETVLLELRKDMGQPANRKLPQPAEGSTY; this comes from the exons ATGGCCGCCAAAAT GCCCCGATCATTTCGActcctggaggagctcgacAACGGTGAAAAAGGAATCGGATCCGAAGCTTGCTCGCTAGGACTGGCCGATTCCGACGATATCGAAATGACTTTCTGGAACGGAACCATCCTCGGACCTCCCCACTCTGCCCACGAGAACCGCATCTACTCGTTGACACTCGAATGTGGCCCCGATTACCCCGACCAGCCCCCCACCGTCAAGTTCATTTCGAAAATCAACATTCCCTGCGTTAACCAGCAGAGCGGCGTGGTGATTCCCGCCAACCTGCCATGTCTCGCTCACTGGAAACGAAGCAACACGATGGAGACggtgttgctggagctgcgAAAGGACATGGGCCAGCCCGCCAACAGAAAGCTGCCCCAGCCCGCCGAAGGCAGTACTTATTAA
- a CDS encoding uncharacterized protein (Compare to YALI0E29623g, weakly similar to uniprot|P40957 Saccharomyces cerevisiae YGL086w MAD1 spindle assembly checkpoint protein, similar to Saccharomyces cerevisiae MAD1 (YGL086W); ancestral locus Anc_6.188) yields the protein MSDTPSSPFIEHPETPRKALFSSNRPSPVRSTHATPSLHGTPSTASRFSRTPREDVIGLKKTISQLRYDLEALKQEQQVAQILQEEKERELEAKHKKELDRAEQAESDQVFLFNKQKELSDENRTLKEELRSLQSQHEADGRELNHELEGLKDLLNDLQSENRALVSEMNYKIEDYEHRIKAASTTTDDLLKEVENRGTALTEAKMNVVKFEQLVESLKGESLDLKQSAKDLEAVEQTKSQLSDQIKYSRELEAKVSALTVRVEAAESAQQLSQVYEEDLSSMKGKLKNMEGLRQQLAEQQLQILVHEENSAKWKAYLEKSDEFKTVEEVVTALNKARMEKASLLERAGSGVNDETRSTAEAYARLQERVTTLESELQLAQNQLKTEKKKVATSIRQHTLAANEAKFLREQLKAYDDEEVTAAGADVKQGRIDELEKLLEAVKNEKSVLEGELKEARSEQGCTVAAGTKRPRADDSVSSEVISEYTRKLQTLQQEFDEVSVEARLLAKTKEALEARLESLEKSQESRVRILELRENPTSRHEAVKQSMLDTLKAENEALMGKNENSKSVPQASLERKQLELQGVRDKLASTEKSYQRLKEVFSVKSLEFREAVYALTGYQIDILRNKKVKVTSMYAQSDEDSFTFLPDPNHKGQFAGVIDSPLTDEFSNIVDYWVKDKKDFPCFLAALNLELYERKENNGNQAS from the coding sequence ATGTCGGACACTCCCTCATCGCCGTTCATTGAGCATCCGGAAACCCCCAGGAAAGCGCTCTTCAGTAGTAATCGCCCCTCTCCAGTTCGATCTACACACGCCACACCTTCGCTCCATGGCACACCATCCACCGCAAGTCGGTTTTCAAGAACCCCTAGAGAAGACGTGATCGGGCTTAAAAAAACGATTTCGCAGTTGCGCTATGATTTGGAGGCACTCAAACAGGAGCAACAGGTTGCTCAGATTCTGcaggaggaaaaggagcGAGAACTGGAGGCCAAGCACAAGAAAGAGCTGGATCGAGCTGAACAAGCAGAGTCTGACCAGGTGTTTCTGTTcaacaaacaaaaagaaCTCTCAGACGAAAATCGCACGCTTAAAGAGGAATTGCGATCTCTTCAGTCTCAGCATGAGGCTGATGGACGTGAATTGAATCATGAACTGGAAGGATTGAAGGACTTGCTGAATGATCTACAATCGGAGAACCGAGCTCTTGTGTCGGAAATGAACTACAAGATTGAAGACTACGAACACAGAATCAAGGCGGCATCTACAACGACTGacgatctgctcaaggaggttgagaaTAGAGGTACTGCCCTCACAGAAGCTAAAATGAACGTGGTTAAATTCGAGCAGCTGGTAGAATCCTTGAAGGGCGAATCATTGGATCTCAAACAGTCGGCCAAAGATCtggaggctgtggagcAGACTAAAAGTCAACTTTCTGACCAGATCAAGTATTCGCGAGAACTGGAGGCGAAAGTGTCTGCCCTGACAGTGAGAGTAGAGGCGGCTGAGTCTGCACAGCAGCTCAGTCAGGTCTATGAAGAAGATCTGAGTAGCATGAAGGGTAAATTGAAGAACATGGAAGGTCTCAGACAACAGCTAGCGGAACAGCAGTTGCAAATTCTGGTACATGAGGAGAACAGCGCCAAGTGGAAGGCCTATTTGGAAAAATCGGACGAGTTCAAaactgtggaggaggttgtcACAGCTCTTAACAAGGCTAGAATGGAAAAAGCTAGCTTGTTGGAGCGTGCCGGTTCAGGAGTGAATGATGAAACCCGGTCTACAGCTGAAGCATATGCGAGATTGCAAGAGCGAGTCACCACCCTTGAGTCCGAGCTGCAGCTGGCCCAAAACCAACTCAAGacagagaaaaagaaagtTGCTACCTCTATCAGGCAGCACACACTTGCTGCCAACGAGGCAAAGTTCCTTAGAGAGCAGCTGAAGGCGTacgatgatgaggaggtcACAGCAGCTGGCGCTGACGTTAAGCAGGGTCGTattgacgagctggagaaacTGTTAGAAGCGGTCAAGAACGAGAAGAGTGTTTTGGAAGGTGAATTGAAGGAGGCAAGAAGCGAGCAAGGGTGTACTGTTGCTGCAGGTACCAAACGACCTCGCGCAGACGATAGTGTATCGTCAGAAGTCATATCTGAGTACACACGTAAGTTGCAGACTCTTCAGCAGGAGTTTGATGAGGTCTCTGTCGAGGCCAGACTTCTTGcaaagaccaaggaggcctTGGAGGCACGGCTTGAGAGTCTTGAGAAGAGCCAGGAATCACGAGTGCGAATTCTTGAGCTGCGTGAGAACCCAACTTCTCGCCATGAAGCTGTCAAGCAAAGCATGCTGGACACACTTAAAGCTGAGAACGAGGCTCTGATGGGCAAGAACGAAAACTCAAAGTCTGTACCCCAGGCTTCACTTGAGAGAAAGCAGCTGGAACTCCAGGGTGTCAGAGATAAGCTGGCATCTACGGAAAAGTCGTATCAACGACTCAAGGAGGTGTTCTCGGTCAAGTCGCTGGAATTTAGAGAAGCAGTGTATGCTCTAACTGGATACCAAATTGACATCCTCCGAAACAAAAAGGTCAAGGTCACTTCAATGTATGCTCAGTCTGATGAAGACTCGTTCACGTTCTTGCCTGACCCCAATCATAAGGGTCAGTTTGCCGGAGTCATTGATAGTCCTTTGACTGACGAGTTCAGCAACATTGTGGATTACTGGGTGAAGGATAAGAAGGATTTTCCATGTTTTTTGGCAGCTCTCAACCTAGAGCTGTACGAGCGAAAGGAGAACAATGGTAACCAGGCCAGCTAA
- a CDS encoding uncharacterized protein (Compare to YALI0E29645g, similar to DEHA0E24420g Debaryomyces hansenii IPF 11008.1, similar to Saccharomyces cerevisiae BOR1 (YNL275W); ancestral locus Anc_1.73) — MTLKQIGNFFGTPGVGIYRDIKGRLPYYISDWKDGLNYRVIPSTVYMYFTNLLPAIAFAQDMFDKTHNAYGVNEVLMASAMGGIIFGLFAGQPLCIVGVTGPIAIFNYTVYDIIKNRDTPYFPFMAWICLWSMVMHWFLAIFNFSNGLKWVTRYSCDAFGLFISIVYLQKGIQICTRQFSEVGDASGYLSVIVGMCIMIFGCTTVLIGNHSTFFKGWIRGIFADYGLPLCVVFFSGFVHFGTTLGHTTVQKLPTTNAFQPTDEIRNGPGGHGWFIHFWDIKVGDVFLAIPFAILLTLLFYFDHNVSSLICQGSEFPLKKPASFHWDLFLLGITTGVAGMLGIPAPNGLIPQAPLHTTSLVVKKEVYIDGEGRTYPVNDETKEMAKDAPSSYTLLTINESVVEQRVSNFAQGLMILGTMSGPLLVVLGLVPQGVLSGLFWCMGLTGVYNNGIVAKVVFICTDAKYISHENALSRVKPRNLYLYTILELCAFAAEFGITQCIAAVGFPGVLLLFVLVSYYIPRFIPEPDMSILDQPTAEGVVMENLRTNRKTSTDDEKHSEEVSTKEVEGCPAV, encoded by the coding sequence ATGACGCTCAAACAAATCGGCAACTTCTTCGGAACCCCCGGTGTCGGCATATACCGCGATATCAAAGGTCGCTTACCATACTACATCTCTGATTGGAAAGATGGTCTCAATTACAGAGTCATCCCcagtacagtgtacatgTACTTCACTAACCTCCTGCCGGCAATTGCTTTCGCCCAGGATATGTTTGATAAGACACACAACGCCTATGGAGTCAACGAGGTGCTGATGGCCTCGGCTATGGGAGGAATAATTTTCGGCTTGTTTGCTGGGCAACCTCTATGTATTGTGGGAGTCACAGGACCTATCGCCATCTTCAACTACACAGTTTATGATATCATCAAGAACAGAGACACCCCATATTTCCCATTCATGGCTTGGATTTGTCTTTGGTCCATGGTTATGCATTGGTTCCTGGCTATTTTCAATTTCTCCAACGGTCTGAAGTGGGTCACTCGATATTCCTGTGACGCCTTTGGACTGTTCATCTCAATCGTCTACCTCCAGAAGGGTATTCAGATATGCACACGACAGTTTTCCGAAGTGGGGGACGCCTCTGGTTACCTCTCTGTCATCGTGGGCATGTGTATCATGATCTTTGGATGCACCACGGTGCTTATCGGAAACCACTCCACATTCTTCAAGGGTTGGATACGAGGAATTTTTGCCGACTACGGACTGCCCCTTTGTGTCGTATTCTTCTCTGGGTTCGTACATTTTGGAACCACCCTAGGTCACACCACTGTTCAGAAGCTGCCTACTACCAATGCATTCCAGCCCACCGACGAAATTAGAAATGGACCCGGGGGACACGGCTGGTTTATTCACTTCTGGGACATCAAGGTAGGCGACGTCTTTTTGGCTATCCCATTTGCGATTCTGCTGACTTTGCTCTTCTATTTTGACCACAATGTGTCTTCGTTGATATGCCAAGGCTCAGAATTCCCCCTCAAGAAGCCAGCATCTTTCCACTGGGATTTGTTTTTGCTGGGAATTACTACAGGAGTTGCTGGAATGCTTGGAATCCCTGCTCCTAACGGGCTCATTCCCCAAGCTCCCCTCCACACTACTTCCCTTGTTGTTAAGAAGGAGGTTTATATTGACGGAGAAGGACGTACTTATCCTGTCAACGACGAGACAAAAGAAATGGCAAAGGACGCGCCTAGTTCATATACTCTGCTAACCATCAACGAATCCGTTGTCGAACAGCGAGTCTCAAACTTCGCCCAGGGGCTCATGATTCTTGGTACTATGAGTGGTCCTCTACTGGTGGTTCTAGGCCTGGTACCTCAGGGTGTCCTGTCTGGTCTCTTCTGGTGCATGGGATTGACAGGAGTGTACAACAATGGTATCGTGGCCAAAGTGGTGTTCATCTGTACTGACGCAAAGTACATTTCTCATGAGAACGCTCTGTCACGAGTCAAACCAAGAAACCTGTACCTTTACAccattctggagctgtgTGCATTTGCTGCAGAGTTCGGTATTACCCAGTGTATTGCAGCTGTCGGATTTCCTGGTGTGCTTCTACTGTTCGTGCTCGTGTCCTACTACATTCCACGATTCATTCCGGAGCCAGACATGTCCATTTTGGACCAACCTACTGCCGAGGGAGTGGTCATGGAAAATCTCCGAACTAACCGAAAAACGAGTACTGACGACGAAAAACATTCCGAGGAGGTGTCAACAAAAGAGGTTGAAGGTTGTCCAGCCGTATAA
- a CDS encoding uncharacterized protein (Compare to YALI0E29667g, weakly similar to uniprot|P33421 Saccharomyces cerevisiae YKL141w SDH3 cytochrome b560 subunit of respiratory complex II, similar to Saccharomyces cerevisiae SDH3 (YKL141W) and YMR118C; ancestral locus Anc_2.423) gives MIRTIAQQSFRVARPSLRQGPLAAYRCLQTQTTTPAEALDILNKQRALRPTSPHLDIYQPQLTWYLSGLHRVTGVALGGALYALLCAYAAGPALGIHIDSTTLAHTFAAVPLVAKLPLKALVAFPFTFHAFNGVRHLVWDFTKELTVKGVYRTGYTVLGLSVLSAAVLAFI, from the exons atgatcCGAACTATTGCACAGCAGTCCTTCCGAG tggCTCGACCTTCTCTCCGACAGGGTCCTCTTGCCGCCTACCGATGCctccagacccagaccACCACCCCTGCCGAGGCTCTGGACATCCTTAACAAGCAGCGAGCCCTTCGACCCACCTCCCCCCATCTCGACATCTACCAGCCCCAGCTGACCTGGTACCTTTCTGGTCTGCACCGAGTCACCGGTGTCGCTCTCGGTGGTGCTCTCTACGCTCTGCTGTGCGCTTACGCCGCTGGCCCTGCTCTTGGCATTCACATTGACTCTACCACCCTTGCCCACACTTTCGCCGCCGTCCCCCTGGTTGCCAAGCTCCCCCTGAAGGCTCTCGTTGCATTCCCCTTCACCTTCCACGCCTTCAACGGTGTCCGACATCTTGTGTGGGATttcaccaaggagctgaCTGTCAAGGGTGTCTACCGAACCGGTTACACCGTTCTCGGCCTCTCTGTTCTGTCCGCTGCTGTTCTCGCTTTCATTTAA